GATTGTACAGCGCTGGGCAGGCCTCAGACCAAGTTCACCAAATGGCGTTCCGTACATTGGCAAAATGCCTGAAATGGATAACCTCTGGGCAAACTTTGGTCATTTTAGAAATGGTTTGTGTATGGGCGCTGGCTCTGCACAATTGCTCCGTCAGCTTATGCTGGGTCAACCGACATTAGTGGATGCCAAAGCATATTCCCCAGAGCGCTTGCAAAATAAAATCTTAGCCTGACGCGAGTACATTCTCTAAAGCCATTTTTAGTTGAGGATAAGCAAATTCAAATCCTTCTGCTTGCAGGGCTTCGGGTTTAACGTATTGACCATTCAAAATCAATTGCGATTGTTCCCCCAACAAACAGCGAAAAACAGTGCTAGGCGCTGACAAAAGTGGTTTCTTATTGAGTACCGCAGCAGCTTGTTCAACAAATACCTTTTGAGTCACGTTTTCTGGCGCTACGACATTGTGAATTTGGGCAGATTGAGGATGTTTAAATATAAACTCGATTGCACTTAACACGTCTTCAATGTGTACCCAAACCACAGGCTGACGACCATGACCAATTTGACCGACTAAATTGAGTCGAATCGGAAGCAACATTTTAGGCAAGATGCCACCGCCCTGCCCAAACACCACACCTAAACGAATAATTTTAGTATTTTGCTGAGCGTCTGCTAAAGCTGCGTGTTCCCACTCTTGGCAAAGCTTGGACATAAAAATAGGCTGTGGTGAGCTTTGTTCAGTGCACACCTCTGTCCAATTTTCTTGATCATCAATCCCGTAATAGCCAATCGCGGAGCCAGAGACAATCACTTCTGGAAAAATTTCAGATTGCTTGAGCCATGCATATAACTTTCGGGTCGTGTTTACTCGGCTTTCAATGAGTTGTTTTTTACGTGACCCGGTCCAGCGTTTCTCTCCAATATTTGCACCTGCCAAATTCACCACATAGTCAATTTGACGTGTCGTAATATCTTCGAATTTTTGCACCCACTGTAAGGCAGGATGGTCAGATTTCTTGCCAGCCTGCCGTGTCACAGCAATCACGTTATAATTTTTTTGCAGCAGGAACTTAATTAAATGCGTTCCTATAAAACCACTAGCACCCGTGATTAATACATTCTTATTCATATTTCCTCCTAAGCCGAGGACACAAGTTTTATTTCATTATATAAGACTCATTTATATTTAATCGTAGCTGTTTATGTAGTGATCTATTGCACATTAAACATTTTGTCTGCCATTCGCTGTGCCTGTTTGCCATAAAACCAGTAGGTAATTAAATAAAGCGGAATAGCTAACATTAAAAGCATAATCACCATAATGCTCAAGAACTGAGGTTGTTTGAGGTAAAGCATAAAGTTCTGCAAAATCTCTGGGTCTTTTCTAGCAAATAAAAACAGACCAAATAAAACACCACACAAGTTATAGCCCCAAAAAATCAGGGTAAAACCTAAAGTAAATTTCTTTTTTTCTTGTACAGTCGGAGCACGGCGTTCTTTCTTTAAAAATTTAAATAAGACAAAAATCATTGCGCCTAAATATGGAACGGCTGTTAAAATACCGCCTACACTCGCTGGTAATAGTGCTGCAACCACACCTACAATTAAGGTAAGTACGATGCATAAAGCAAAAAACCAGAGAAAGTAAGTACGTAATTTGGTCATATTTTTGCCTAATTTATGGGTTCAAAAAATAATTATAAATTTTTTTCGATTTTTTTTCATTTTTCTGTCAACCAATTCGAATCTCTTGACGTTATATAGGGTAATAAGGTCGCAGCAACCGAATACTTCCTTTGCACGGCATCCGCAAAATTGTTTCGGTGACCTTTCATTACGACTTACGACTCTTTCCTTCCTTCGGATTAGGTTTTGTTAGCAGCCGAAACCCTTGATGAAGTTTTTGACCGACGATTCTCTCATCACTCGAATCGTCGGTTTTTATTTTCTAGCACTTTCATTTATTTTACGCTCAACATACACAATAGTCCTTTCGTGGCCATAAAGGCTATGCGTATACTTTTTGCACCATAAAAATATGTTTTAAATAATATGAATAATATTGCCTATTTTGAAATCCAGTCTTCAAACCCTGCCCGCGATTCGCAGTTTTATCAAACTGTGTTCGGCTGGCAATTTAAACTCGATGAAAACTTACCAATTGAATATTATCGTATCGAAACGCCTTCAATTATGGGTGGACTATTAAAACGCCCAACCCAAACGCCGCCAATGGAATATGGCACCAACGCATTTACCTGTTCGGTTCAGGTAGAAAACTTCGATGAGGTAGCTGCAAAAATTTTAGAGCAAGGTGGTATTGTCGCGATGGATAAATTCGCCATTCCCGGTCGTGCTTGGCATGGTTACTTTGTCGATTTAGACCACAACGTTTTTGGTATTTTCCAAGTCGATGAAAATGCAGCTTAAAGATCTTATTTAACGACTCTATTTATTTTTTTAATGTATAGCCACCGCCTTTTTATCGGTGGCTATTCCATATTAATTATTCAGCAAAGCTAAAGCTGGCTTCACATGTAATTGGGAAATTCATCGAATTGGCAATCATGCATTCATGATGCGCTTCTTCATGTAGTTTTGCAGCAAGCTCTTGATCGGCACTTTTTTCCAAAACAATCTCTGGTCTTAAAATAATTTGGGTAAAGTGACCACGTTTAACTGGATCTGTATCTTCCATAAAGCCAAGTGCATGGTCGACATAACTCAGCACATGAATATGATTGACTGCACATAGGTGTAAATACCAAAGCTTATGACAAGCTGAAGCTGATGCAACCAATAAATCTTCTGGGTTCCATCTGGTCACATCACCTAAATAGGCTGGGTCTGATGAACCTTGAATCGTGGCCTTTTGCGGATGATGAATACTAAAGTCTCTTTTATATGAACGATAAGAAGAAGTGCCAGTTCCTGTATTGCCTTCCCACTGTATTTTTACTTCGTATTCATGAATGGTCATTTTGTTCTCAAAGTTCATGGTTTAAGTCGATAGTAACAAAGCAAAGTTTAAAGTGAAAAATTAATTTAAGTTTCAACCTAGGCTTAAATAACGAGCACTTTAAAATGTCTTGATAAAATCTCCTGTCAATTTATGCTAACGTATCTGTGTTTATTTTGGCTTGATGTCTGTTTCTATGTCCGTACATTTTCTACATACTTCTGACTGGCATTTGGGGCAGTTTTTTTATAATCATTCACGCCACTACGAACACCAACAATTTTTAAGCTGGTTACTCACTCAAATTCAAGAAAAACAACCGCATGCCCTGCTTATTGCTGGTGATATTTTTGATGTGATTAACCCGGGTTCTCAAGCACAAAAACAGCTCTACCAATTTTTAGCAGATGCACATCGCCTTGCACCGCACATGCAAACACTCATGATTGCGGGTAACCATGACTCAGGCTACCGTATTGAACAGGTCGAACCACTTTTAGAAAAATACAATGCAAAAACTGTGGGTGTGGTTCGCTGGAATGAAGATAAAACTCTAGATCTCGATCGACTACTTTTACCTATCTATAACCAAAATCAAGATATTGTGGCGTGGTGCCTTTCCCTGCCTTTTTTACGTTCAGCCGAAATTACGGGTTTTAATGAACATACCACCAACAGCAAAAACGCGATTGCCTATTTGCACCAGCAACTCATTGCCGAAGCCAAACGTCGTAAAACGCCAGACCAAGCACTTATTTTGATGTCACATGCGCATATGCAAGGTGGGGAAACATCCGACTCTGAACGCCCAATTATTATTGGTAATGAAGAGGCACTTTCAACAACTTTATTTGAAGATGCTGTCGACTATGTGGCTTTAGGGCATTTGCATAAGCCACAAAAAGTAGGTCAGCCGCACATTCGTTATAGTGGCTCGCCAATTCCACTTTCCTTTAGTGAAATTAACTATAAGCACCAAGTAGTTGAAGTCAAAATTGACCCGACTCAAGACACAGACAGTCGTTTGCAATTTGAAGCTGTAGTAATTCCGCGTTGTATACAGTTGCACCGCATTCGTGGTGAGTTAAACGAAGTATTGCAACAACTCAAAGCTTTACCACACGGCGTGATTGAAAATATTGACCACCGTGAATATGTCGATATTGAATATTATAGTTTAACGCCACCCCAGCCTAATTTACGCCAACAGTTTGAAGCCGCATTGCCACCTGACCGCTATCGTTTAGTGCGTATTTCACGTCAATATGTGAGCCAGGATGCTTCGAACACCGATACCACTCAGCACATTGCACTTGAACCACCAACACCAGAAAAACTCTTTCAAAATATTTGGGAAAAACAAGGTTACAGTACCGATGATGCAGTCTTAAAAGATTTTCTGAGTCTGGTACAAGAAGCACAAAAAAATCTTGAAAATGATGCAACTCCTTAAGGACATGTCATGAAAATTTTATCTATTCGTATAAAAAATCTGGCATCTCTTTCTGACGAGCACTTTATTGATTTTGAAAGCTCGCCTCTAGCTCACGCAGGCTTAATTGCTATTGTGGGAAAAACTGGTGCTGGTAAATCGACCATTTTAGATGCGATGTGTCTTGCCCTGTTTAATCGCGTTCCACGTCTTAAAGACAGCGATGGCAAATTAAAAGATGTCGATGGCTCAGAGCTACTGACCAATTCACCTTTAACTGTATTACGCCGTGGTACGGGACATGGTTTTGCTGAGCTTTGCTTTATTGCTCAAGATCAAAAACGCTATTTAGCACGCTGGGAAATTAAACGTGCGCGTGAAAACCCGAATGGTAAATTACAAAGTGTGCAACGTCACTTAAAATGCCTGACCGATGGTGTAGTGCTTGCCGACAAAGCCAAAGCAGTTGATGAAAAAATTAAACAAATTACCCAGCTTTCATTTGAACAGTTTACTCGTGCTGTTTTACTTGCCCAGTCAGAAGTCACGGCGTTTTTAAAAGCACGAGATAGTGAACGCGGTGAACTACTTGAGTACCTGACAAACTCCAGCATTTTCGCCAAAATTGGTGAATTAGCCTTTCGTAAAACAGCAGATATTGCAAAGCAGCGTAAACAGCTTGAAGAGTTCTTAGGCCACATTGAAATTTTGTCTGATGAAGAGATTGCTGCATTTACGGAACAATATCAGCAAGCCGAGCAAAACCATCACCAGTTAGAACAACAAAAAAATGTCTTAGATAAACAGCAACAATGGTTTGAGCGTAAAGCAAAGCTTGAGCAAGAAGTTCAAGCTAAACAACAACAGTTTCAAACCCAGCAAAATCACCATCAACAATTGGCTGGTGAGCGTGAGCAATTAAAACGACTCGAAGTTTTCTCTGAAATACGCCAACAGGTTTTTCAGCAAGCTCAAAATTTACAAACGCTACAACAGCTTGAACCGCAAATTCAGCAAGCTCAAACCAAGTTTAATGAGTTGGTGCAAGTTTTTGAAACAGGACAAAAGCAGTATCAACTTGCAGAACAAGAACTCAAACAGACGCTCGATTTTGAGCAGCAGCATCAACAAGCTTTAAATCAAGTTCGACAGTCCATTCAAGAACGCGCCTTTATTGCCGATGAATATAAAAAGTGCAAAGAAAAAAGAAACGTACTTGAGCAAAAACTCAGTCCACTGTACCAGCAGCAAAATACTGTGCAACAGCACATTGCACAGCTTCAGCAGAACCAAATTCATCTACAACAGCAGCTTACCCAAACTCAGCAATATGCTGTGTTGGACAAAGGCCTGTCAGCACATCTACATCAGCTTGGGCAATTTATTCAAAACTACCAAGCAATTGAACAACAGCTTGGCAACCCTACCCTTGCTCGCCAGAAGCTGTCGGAAGCTAAAAGCGAACTCGAACAACTCGTAACTTCACTAGGCACAGTTGAACAGATTGAGTTAAAGCTTGAACAACAGCGTAAAGACAAAGATCAAAAACTTGCTCAAATTACTCAGTTAGATCTGATTCAACAGAAAATAATAATTTATCATGAGCTATATGCTGAGCTTCAGCAATTCACCGAAAAACAGACACAGACCTCAGCCCAAGAGCAGCAGCTTAAAACCGTTTGTCAGTTAGCTGAGCAAGAGTACCAAACATCAAAAACTGAACGTGAAAAGTTACAGCACATCCTGCAACAGCAGCGTTTATTACACACCGAAAATATTGAGCAGTTACGGGCCAATCTTAAAGACGGCGAAGCTTGCCTAGTGTGTGGCAGCACACATCATCCCTATCGTATTGATGACAGTGCGGTCTCTAAAGCTTTATTCGACTTGCAGCAACAACAAGAGCAACAGGCAGTAGCGCTAGAACAAACTAAATTTAACGCATGGCAAACCCAGCAACATGCACTTACTCAGTGCCGTGCCGAGCTTGAGCAAGTTCAGAAATACTTAACTCAACTTAAAGCCAAACAATCAAGCTTGCAGCAAGAGCTTAAGCAGCAGTTTAGTCTCAATCAGTTACAGATTGAGCTAAATCAAGCTCCTGAACAAATCTTGCTAATGCTGAACGAACTCAGACAAGCGGCACAAACTGCCATAAATTCATTTGACTCAGAAAACGTGCGTTTAGCCCAATCGATTAAACAACACAATCAGCTTGTTCAAACGATTCAACGTAATGAAAGTTTGCTTAATACAGCACAGCAATGGCAACAACAAGTTCAACATATTGTTGAGTGCTTATCGGAAACTGAACAGCACGCATGGCAGCAAGCAAGTAGCCAAACGGCTAAGCAGACTTGGACTATTCTTGATGCACGCGCTAAGCAGCTTGAGCAACAAGAACAGCTTTCACAGCGTTTTGAACAGCAGCAACAAGAACTTAAAATGTTGACTGCTAACTTTGAACAAATGGCCAAGCAAATTGATGAGATCGATCAAAATCTCCAAGAGATTACGCTTAAAGGCCAACAAAATAATGAAAAAGCGGTGTCGCTCATTCAACAAATGACTGGCCGCGCTGACATTAAACCGCACGAATGGTTAATTGAACACGATGCTAAACGTCAGCAACAACAAACTACCTATCATGAGGCTAAACAACGTTTCGAACAAACCAGACAGCACTTTGAACAGCAAAAACAGGCGCTCGATCAGCTCAAGCATCAACATCAACACACCTCGCAACATCAGCAGCAGGTTGATGGACAAATTCAAAACTGGTTAAAAGCTCACGTTGATTTTCAGGCATCTGATCTTACGGCACTCATGCAGATTAATTCCGCCCAAGAGCAAGACATTCGTAACCGTCTTAATCATGCCGAGCGTTTATTAAGTGAAGCCTCTTCTGCCCTTAAAACCATGCAAGAGCAATTGAGCGAGCATTTACAAACTCAGCCAGATATTGAACATGAAAAGCTTGTTAGCCTTATTCAAGACAATATTGCAGAGCTCAAAGCACAGCTTGAAGTACGTGATCGGCTTAAACTTAAGCTTGAAGTACATCAGCAAAACCTAGCTAAGCAGCAACAATACGCCGAGCAGATTCAAAATATTCAGCAAGAAGAGCATCGTTGGAGCAAAATTTCAGGTCTGATTGGCGATGCTAAAGGTAAAGAGTTCCGTGACTATGCTCAGCAATATCACCTAGATATTTTAGTTGAACATGCGAATCAACAACTGGCGATGCTTTCTCAACGTTATACGCTAAAACGCCTAGAGCAATCGTTAAGCCTTGCGATTATTGACCACGATATGGATGGAGAAACCCGCTCCGTTGCATCTTTATCTGGCGGTGAATCATTCTTAACTGCCCTTGCCTTGTCTTTAGCCATTGCCAATATGGCCTCAGGTTCAATGAAAATTGAATCTCTATTTATTGATGAAGGCTTTGGTACTTTGGATGCTTCTTCTTTGCACATGGTCATGAATGCTTTAGATCAATTGCAAAATCAGGGTCGTCAGGTCATTCTCATTTCACACATTCAAGAAATGCATGAGCGTATTCCTGTACAAATTCAAGTGAAACCACTTGGTGCTGGTGCAAGTACGATTGAAGTCGTGGGTTAATTTATTAGGATTTCATATCTTAAACTTGATTGAATCTTATATAACAAAGGGGCGTATTATTTACGCCCCTTTGTTTCTTGTATGGTCTTGTACTAATTTTTTATTTTTAAAACATCAAAAAATTAATTCACGCAGAGTACGACAACTGCAAAACCGATACAGTACAAGCCGAACAAATGCCAGCGTCCATGTTCTAACCATGAAGACAACCATTTTAATGCCAAAAGACCAGCACCAAAACTAAAGCACATGCCCAATAAGCTTGGAACCATCGAATGGAACACTTGTCCATGTGTCACGGTTTGTAAGCCTTGAGCGTGAACTAAACGATATAATTCTTTTAAAATTACTGCTGGTGTTAATACCACAGCCAACGCAAAACTGAACTCTTCTGCCTTTTGGCGTGATACACCTAAAAATAAACCTGTAGAGATGGTTGCACCAGAACGTGAAAAGCCACGGAAAGGCAAACATAAAGCCTGCACCGCCCCAATAATAGAAGCACTACGCAAACTAATTTCACCCTGCTGACCACGATCTAAACGCGAAGATAAAATAATCAGAACACCTGCCGAAATCAGCGCAGCTGCCATGAGTTTTGAGTTACTAAACAAATGCTCAATTTCGAAACTGCTCGCGCCGCCGAAGAACACATGCTTAATCAGAGATTGGAGCGCTAAACCAAGCACGCCTGTAATAAGCGTTGCTAAAATAATATAGAAGGCTTGTTTTTTAAAACTTTCCCAAGAAGAGAAATAGGTTTTACGCCAAGATTTCCAAAAGTAAACGATCACTGCAAACATCGTACCCGTATGTAACATCACAAGTAAGAAGGTCATATCAGGTGCAGATGGATCATACCCCATTAACTTTTCAGCTAAAATAACGTGTGCGGAACTAGAAACTGGCAATAATTCAGCGAATCCCTGAATGATTGCCAGAATGAAAACATGCAATAAATCCATACATTACACACTCAAATATTAAAATATCTGGGTTATAAGCTAGGAAAATTAAATTTAAATTAACAAATTACAGTTACCCGACAAAACGGTTATCTAAATTGTAAAAGTCATTTTTTCTCAACTGTATCGCGCTTTCCAAATAAAGCCGTTCCTACACGTACCATGGTTGAACCTGCTGCAATCGCAGCGTCTAAATCACCTGACATTCCCATGCTTAATGTGTCCCAGTGTTCTGGGTGGGCATGTTTTTCTTTCACAGCATCAAACAAGGCTTTAGCATCTACAAAAGCGGCTGTGTTATCTGGCGCTGGAATCACCATCAAACCACGTAGTTTAATTTTTGCTAATTGGCTAATTTGAGCAACTAACTCGGCAACCTCATCTGGTGCACAACCATCTTTACTGTCTTGCCCGTCAATATTCACTTGCAAACAAATATTCAAGTCAGATTGATTTTGAAGTCTTTGATTAGATAATCGCTCAGCAATAATCAAACGATCTACACCATGCACCCAATCAAACTTTTCAGCCAAATGTTTAGTCTTGTTGCGCTGAACATGACCAATAAAATGCCATTCAATTTCTAAATCTTGTAAAGCTTCGATTTTGTCTAAAGCTTCTTGTAAATAGTTTTCACCAAATGCTCTTTGTCCTGCTGCATACATTTCACGCAAACTTTCACTCGGATGTGTTTTTGATACGGCTAAAAGTTGCACAGTTTCAGGCGAACGCTGAGCATGTTCACAAGCACGTTGGATTTGCTGTAATACGTGCTGCCGCGCATCTTGCAGGTAATTCATTGACAAGGTTCTCATTTTCAAAAAACTTTTTTGCTTTTCACCTAAAGCGAGGTGTTGGTAAGCCTCGGTGAAAGCCGTATATTATTCTACAAAATAATGACATATTTTGATTTACTTGGGGAAATTATGGATATTACAGAGCTACTCGCCTTCTCTGTGAAAAATGGCGCGTCCGATTTACACTTATCTGCTGGCATGCCACCGATGATTCGCGTTGATGGTGAAGTCCGTCGCATTAACTTACCGGCTCTTGATCATAAAGATGTTCACCGTCTAGTCTATGACATCATGAATGATAAACAACGCCGAGACTACGAAGAAAAGCTTGAAACCGACTTTTCTTTTGAAGTGCCAAATGTTGCTCGTTTCCGTGTTAACGCATTTAACCAAAACCGCGGTGCTGGTGCAGTATTTCGTACCATTCCATCTAAAGTACTTACTATGGAAGATTTAGGCTTAGGTCAAATCTTTAAAGATATTTGCGACTATCCTCGCGGGATTGTACTGGTGACAGGTCCAACAGGTTCGGGTAAATCAACGACGCTTGCGGCAATGATGGACTATATCAACGAGAATCGTTATGACCATATTTTAACGGTTGAAGACCCTATCGAATTTGTACATCAGTCGAAGAAATGTTTGATTAACCAGCGTGAAGTGCATCGTGATACACATGGCTTTAACGAAGCACTTCGTTCGGCACTACGTGAAGACCCAGATATTATTTTGGTCGGTGAGATGCGTGACCTTGAAACCATTCGTTTAGCACTTACTGCTGCCGAAACGGGTCACTTAGTATTTGGTACGCTCCATACGACTTCTGCTGCAAAAACCATTGACCGTGTGATTGACGTATTCCCTGCCGAAGAAAAAGACATGGTTCGTGCCATGTTGTCAGAATCTTTACAGGCTGTTATTTCACAAACCCTACTTAAAAAGAATGGTGGTGGGCGTGTGGCAGCACATGAAATCATGATTGGTATTCCTGCCATTCGTAACTTAATTCGTGAAAACAAAGTCGCCCAAATGTATTCATCAATTCAGACTGGTGCAAATCATGGCATGACGACACTCGACCAAAGCTTAAAAGGTCTAGTTTCTCGTGGTGTGATTAGTCCACAAACGGCTCGTACTGCTGCAAAACAGCCTGAATCATTCCTATAAAAATAATTAGAGAATAAATATGGATTTTAATGACTTACTCAACCTCATGGTTGAAAAAAAATCATCCGATCTTTTTATTACAGATGGTGTTGCGCCATCTATGAAGATTAACGGGCAAATTGTTCCAATTTCAAAAAATAGTCTTTCAGGCGAAGTAATTGGTCAACTCTTACATTCCATCATGAGCGAAAAGCAACGCAAAGAATTTGCAGACACTCGTGAATGTAACTTTGCCATCATGAACCGTGATAAAACTGCCCGCTTTCGTGTGAGTGCTTTTCAGCAGCGTGACATGCCCGGCATGGTGCTACGTCGAATTGAAACTAAAATTCCTTCAATTGATGACTTGCAGTTACCACCTGTTCTTAAAGATTTATCAATGACCAAACGCGGTATCATTATTTTTGTTGGTGCGACAGGTACAGGTAAATCGACGTCTTTGGCTTCAATGATTAGCTATCGTAACCACAACACTAAAGGTCATATCATTACCATTGAAGACCCAATCGAGTTTATTCACGAACATGCGGGCTGCATCATTACCCAACGTGAAGTCGGAATCGATACGGACTCATTTGAAATTGCCTTAAAAAATACTTTGCGACAAGCACCAGATGTCATCTTGATTGGTGAGATTCGATCTCGTGAAGTTATGGACTACGCGATTGGCTTTGCTGAAACAGGTCACCTTGTATTAGCCACAATGCACGCCAACAACGCTAACCAAGCACTCGACCGTATCATTCACTTCTTTGAAAGTGACCGCCACAGTCAGCTCTACATGGACTTATCTCTTAACTTAAAGGCCATGATTGCTCAGCAACTTATTCCAACACCGGATGGCAATTCTCGCCGCGCCGCAATTGAAATTTTAATTAACTCACCATTAATTTCAGATTACATTCGTAAAGGTGAAATTCATGAAATTAAAGATTTAATGAAACGCTCACGTGAACTCGGTATGCAAACCTTTGACCAAGCGTTGTTTGATCTCTATAAAGCAGGCCAAATTACCTACAAAGATGCATTAAAACATGCCGACTCACCAAATGATTTACGTTTGACGATTAAGCTTGCTGAAGAAGGACCTGATCAAATTGCAGGCACAAATCAGCATTTAACCTTCGACCGACAGTAATTTCTTCATAAAAAAAGGAAGGTTAAACGTAACCTTCCTTTTTTATTTGTTTCCTTTGTGTGAAAACGATTATTTCTTACGCAGAACTTCCTGACATTCAGGTTCGTTACAGTAACCGTAGAGGTTTAATGAGTGACCCGTTAAGGTAAACCCATGTTGCTCTGCTACAGCATGCTGTTCCTTCTCGATAACATCATTAGTAAATTCAATAACTTTGTTGCAATTATGGCAAACCAAATGATCGTGATGATCTTCTTGCATAATTTCGAAAACAGA
This genomic stretch from Acinetobacter oleivorans DR1 harbors:
- a CDS encoding TIGR01777 family oxidoreductase, encoding MNKNVLITGASGFIGTHLIKFLLQKNYNVIAVTRQAGKKSDHPALQWVQKFEDITTRQIDYVVNLAGANIGEKRWTGSRKKQLIESRVNTTRKLYAWLKQSEIFPEVIVSGSAIGYYGIDDQENWTEVCTEQSSPQPIFMSKLCQEWEHAALADAQQNTKIIRLGVVFGQGGGILPKMLLPIRLNLVGQIGHGRQPVVWVHIEDVLSAIEFIFKHPQSAQIHNVVAPENVTQKVFVEQAAAVLNKKPLLSAPSTVFRCLLGEQSQLILNGQYVKPEALQAEGFEFAYPQLKMALENVLASG
- a CDS encoding ABZJ_00895 family protein gives rise to the protein MTKLRTYFLWFFALCIVLTLIVGVVAALLPASVGGILTAVPYLGAMIFVLFKFLKKERRAPTVQEKKKFTLGFTLIFWGYNLCGVLFGLFLFARKDPEILQNFMLYLKQPQFLSIMVIMLLMLAIPLYLITYWFYGKQAQRMADKMFNVQ
- a CDS encoding VOC family protein, with protein sequence MNNIAYFEIQSSNPARDSQFYQTVFGWQFKLDENLPIEYYRIETPSIMGGLLKRPTQTPPMEYGTNAFTCSVQVENFDEVAAKILEQGGIVAMDKFAIPGRAWHGYFVDLDHNVFGIFQVDENAA
- a CDS encoding OsmC family protein; the encoded protein is MTIHEYEVKIQWEGNTGTGTSSYRSYKRDFSIHHPQKATIQGSSDPAYLGDVTRWNPEDLLVASASACHKLWYLHLCAVNHIHVLSYVDHALGFMEDTDPVKRGHFTQIILRPEIVLEKSADQELAAKLHEEAHHECMIANSMNFPITCEASFSFAE
- a CDS encoding exonuclease SbcCD subunit D: MSVSMSVHFLHTSDWHLGQFFYNHSRHYEHQQFLSWLLTQIQEKQPHALLIAGDIFDVINPGSQAQKQLYQFLADAHRLAPHMQTLMIAGNHDSGYRIEQVEPLLEKYNAKTVGVVRWNEDKTLDLDRLLLPIYNQNQDIVAWCLSLPFLRSAEITGFNEHTTNSKNAIAYLHQQLIAEAKRRKTPDQALILMSHAHMQGGETSDSERPIIIGNEEALSTTLFEDAVDYVALGHLHKPQKVGQPHIRYSGSPIPLSFSEINYKHQVVEVKIDPTQDTDSRLQFEAVVIPRCIQLHRIRGELNEVLQQLKALPHGVIENIDHREYVDIEYYSLTPPQPNLRQQFEAALPPDRYRLVRISRQYVSQDASNTDTTQHIALEPPTPEKLFQNIWEKQGYSTDDAVLKDFLSLVQEAQKNLENDATP
- a CDS encoding AAA family ATPase; this translates as MKILSIRIKNLASLSDEHFIDFESSPLAHAGLIAIVGKTGAGKSTILDAMCLALFNRVPRLKDSDGKLKDVDGSELLTNSPLTVLRRGTGHGFAELCFIAQDQKRYLARWEIKRARENPNGKLQSVQRHLKCLTDGVVLADKAKAVDEKIKQITQLSFEQFTRAVLLAQSEVTAFLKARDSERGELLEYLTNSSIFAKIGELAFRKTADIAKQRKQLEEFLGHIEILSDEEIAAFTEQYQQAEQNHHQLEQQKNVLDKQQQWFERKAKLEQEVQAKQQQFQTQQNHHQQLAGEREQLKRLEVFSEIRQQVFQQAQNLQTLQQLEPQIQQAQTKFNELVQVFETGQKQYQLAEQELKQTLDFEQQHQQALNQVRQSIQERAFIADEYKKCKEKRNVLEQKLSPLYQQQNTVQQHIAQLQQNQIHLQQQLTQTQQYAVLDKGLSAHLHQLGQFIQNYQAIEQQLGNPTLARQKLSEAKSELEQLVTSLGTVEQIELKLEQQRKDKDQKLAQITQLDLIQQKIIIYHELYAELQQFTEKQTQTSAQEQQLKTVCQLAEQEYQTSKTEREKLQHILQQQRLLHTENIEQLRANLKDGEACLVCGSTHHPYRIDDSAVSKALFDLQQQQEQQAVALEQTKFNAWQTQQHALTQCRAELEQVQKYLTQLKAKQSSLQQELKQQFSLNQLQIELNQAPEQILLMLNELRQAAQTAINSFDSENVRLAQSIKQHNQLVQTIQRNESLLNTAQQWQQQVQHIVECLSETEQHAWQQASSQTAKQTWTILDARAKQLEQQEQLSQRFEQQQQELKMLTANFEQMAKQIDEIDQNLQEITLKGQQNNEKAVSLIQQMTGRADIKPHEWLIEHDAKRQQQQTTYHEAKQRFEQTRQHFEQQKQALDQLKHQHQHTSQHQQQVDGQIQNWLKAHVDFQASDLTALMQINSAQEQDIRNRLNHAERLLSEASSALKTMQEQLSEHLQTQPDIEHEKLVSLIQDNIAELKAQLEVRDRLKLKLEVHQQNLAKQQQYAEQIQNIQQEEHRWSKISGLIGDAKGKEFRDYAQQYHLDILVEHANQQLAMLSQRYTLKRLEQSLSLAIIDHDMDGETRSVASLSGGESFLTALALSLAIANMASGSMKIESLFIDEGFGTLDASSLHMVMNALDQLQNQGRQVILISHIQEMHERIPVQIQVKPLGAGASTIEVVG
- a CDS encoding undecaprenyl-diphosphate phosphatase, with the protein product MDLLHVFILAIIQGFAELLPVSSSAHVILAEKLMGYDPSAPDMTFLLVMLHTGTMFAVIVYFWKSWRKTYFSSWESFKKQAFYIILATLITGVLGLALQSLIKHVFFGGASSFEIEHLFSNSKLMAAALISAGVLIILSSRLDRGQQGEISLRSASIIGAVQALCLPFRGFSRSGATISTGLFLGVSRQKAEEFSFALAVVLTPAVILKELYRLVHAQGLQTVTHGQVFHSMVPSLLGMCFSFGAGLLALKWLSSWLEHGRWHLFGLYCIGFAVVVLCVN
- a CDS encoding YggS family pyridoxal phosphate-dependent enzyme; the protein is MNYLQDARQHVLQQIQRACEHAQRSPETVQLLAVSKTHPSESLREMYAAGQRAFGENYLQEALDKIEALQDLEIEWHFIGHVQRNKTKHLAEKFDWVHGVDRLIIAERLSNQRLQNQSDLNICLQVNIDGQDSKDGCAPDEVAELVAQISQLAKIKLRGLMVIPAPDNTAAFVDAKALFDAVKEKHAHPEHWDTLSMGMSGDLDAAIAAGSTMVRVGTALFGKRDTVEKK
- a CDS encoding type IV pilus twitching motility protein PilT is translated as MDITELLAFSVKNGASDLHLSAGMPPMIRVDGEVRRINLPALDHKDVHRLVYDIMNDKQRRDYEEKLETDFSFEVPNVARFRVNAFNQNRGAGAVFRTIPSKVLTMEDLGLGQIFKDICDYPRGIVLVTGPTGSGKSTTLAAMMDYINENRYDHILTVEDPIEFVHQSKKCLINQREVHRDTHGFNEALRSALREDPDIILVGEMRDLETIRLALTAAETGHLVFGTLHTTSAAKTIDRVIDVFPAEEKDMVRAMLSESLQAVISQTLLKKNGGGRVAAHEIMIGIPAIRNLIRENKVAQMYSSIQTGANHGMTTLDQSLKGLVSRGVISPQTARTAAKQPESFL